A region of Haliotis asinina isolate JCU_RB_2024 chromosome 9, JCU_Hal_asi_v2, whole genome shotgun sequence DNA encodes the following proteins:
- the LOC137297160 gene encoding uncharacterized protein F54H12.2-like, which produces MDDFNAVAQNVNAGLVARRRVILPTREVELTGRLHCDLFLQDRYLVDGVPMKLELIRSPSDFYLMSAGDVECRFELTKAEFYVRQVNIDPAIREQHVKHMSPGVTAKYPLTRVQVTAHDIPGGGRDFHKDQLVGGQLPKRVVLGLVDNDAFAGSKEKNPFHFKHNNVTSLKLKLNGQEVHGTEIKSDFQNNSGSLKQLYMNLFCNTGHLWQEHPCNLTIDEFRNGFTLWVVDLTADLGADEGHNYPRHTGKLGLELQFAEPLPRPVTLVGYEEYESVLEIDRFRNALMV; this is translated from the coding sequence aTGGATGACTTCAATGCCGTCGCTCAGAATGTCAATGCAGGACTCGTCGCACGACGGCGGGTCATTTTACCCACCCGAGAAGTGGAACTGACAGGGCGTCTCCACTGTGACCTGTTTCTCCAAGACCGGTACCTGGTGGATGGCGTCCCCATGAAACTAGAACTGATTCGGAGCCCGAGTGATTTCTACTTGATGAGTGCTGGAGATGTGGAATGTCGATTTGAACTGACCAAAGCCGAGTTTTACGTACGCCAAGTCAACATCGATCCTGCCATACGGGAACAGCACGTGAAACACATGTCACCAGGAGTCACGGCCAAATATCCTTTGACCCGAGTCCAAGTCACGGCTCACGACATTCCAGGAGGAGGGCGCGATTTCCACAAAGATCAACTGGTGGGAGGACAACTGCCCAAACGCGTGGTGTTGGGACTGGTGGACAACGATGCTTTTGCCGGTAGCAAGGAAAAGAACCCCTTCCATTTCAAACACAACAACGTGACCAGTCTCAAACTGAAACTCAATGGCCAGGAAGTGCATGGCACAGAAATCAAAAGTGACTTTCAGAACAACAGTGGTTCGCTCAAACAGCTGTACATGAACCTGTTTTGCAACACGGGACACCTGTGGCAAGAACATCCCTGCAACCTCACCATAGACGAGTTCAGGAACGGATTCACACTGTGGGTGGTGGATTTGACGGCAGATCTGGGAGCAGACGAAGGCCATAACTACCCACGACACACAGGCAAGTTGGGACTCGAACTCCAGTTTGCAGAACCGTTACCGCGTCCGGTCACTCTCGTCGGCTACGAGGAATACGAAAGCGTGTTGGAAATTGATCGGTTCCGCAACGCTCTGATGGTCTAA
- the LOC137297161 gene encoding uncharacterized protein — MTLPMACMLTFRKLFLEPRTIAIIPPQGYRPQRHYSLQCLHWLNWIMHQHPGLHIQHACNGGEAGFDGGDGSRYTVDGYDANTRTVYEYLGCFWHGCTRCYKTGRSEPHATLGTTPWERFHHTMYRLGVLRQHPDIDQVVTQWECDFLKEQKDTEDLRAFLTTLQGPHANLPDPLDPREAFFGGRTNATKLYYEAKEEEEIKYVDVCSLYPYICKYGTYPLGHPEIKDHPPVSDLFDLHGLIQCRVLPPTDLYHPVLPYRVHGKLLFPLCRTCAEEEFVGSCPHGDEDRAWVGTYVSKEL; from the coding sequence ATGACTCTCCCCATGGCTTGTATGCTCACTTTCAGAAAGCTGTTTTTGGAACCACGTACCATTGCCATCATACCTCCACAAGGCTATCGTCCACAGCGTCATTACTCTCTTCAGTGTCTGCACTGGTTGAACTGGATCATGCATCAACACCCTGGCCTCCACATACAACATGCTTGTAATGGTGGGGAAGCTggctttgatggtggtgatggtagcCGCTACACGGTGGACGGTTATGATGCCAACACACGTACCGTGTACGAATACCTGGGTTGTTTCTGGCATGGATGTACTCGATGTTACAAGACAGGCCGAAGTGAACCCCATGCCACCCTGGGCACAACCCCTTGGGAACGATTCCATCACACCATGTACCGGCTCGGTGTGTTACGACAGCATCCTGACATCGACCAAGTAGTGACCCAGTGGGAATGTGATTTCTTGAAAGAACAGAAAGACACCGAGGATCTGAGAGCGTTCCTGACCACCCTGCAAGGACCTCATGCTAACCTGCCTGATCCATTGGATCCCAGAGAGGCTTTCTTTGGAGGACGCACCAACGCCACCAAACTCTACTATGAAGCGAAGGAAGAGGAAGAGATCAAATATGTGGACGTGTGTTCTCTCTACCCTTACATCTGCAAGTATGGCACGTACCCCTTGGGACATCCCGAGATCAAGGATCATCCTCCCGTGTCAGACTTGTTTGACCTACATGGACTCATTCAGTGTCGGGTCTTGCCACCCACGGACCTCTACCATCCTGTGCTTCCTTACCGCGTCCATGGCAAGCTGCTGTTTCCTCTGTGTCGCACTTGTGCTGAAGAAGAGTTTGTTGGCTCCTGTCCCCACGGTGACGAAGATCGAGCATGGGTGGGCACCTACGTCAGCAAGGAGTTGTAG